One segment of Streptomyces sp. NBC_01454 DNA contains the following:
- a CDS encoding ATP-binding protein, which yields MGVMDTALRESLKAQRLSGMLETLDARLAQAHGGEFGHLDFLQALCQDKITCRETVALQRRLKRAKFEPQVTLEEFDFTASSKPPAAQICDLGALRWLHAGESVILFGTVGVGETRIAQALGDLAVCQGAHVRFVKISRILADLAGDHADRTWNIRKLVRPDVLIFDDFAMRQLTAPQADLYELVSKRQGRSPIITSNRGPSDWYPLFPNPVVAKSLLDRLLNTSHQVIMNGPSYRPNKRPKNPTDEPGKPSVK from the coding sequence GTGGGCGTGATGGACACCGCCCTGCGCGAGTCGCTGAAGGCACAGCGGCTGTCGGGGATGCTGGAGACCTTGGACGCCCGCCTGGCCCAGGCCCACGGCGGAGAGTTCGGGCACCTCGACTTCCTCCAGGCCCTCTGCCAGGACAAGATCACCTGTCGCGAGACCGTCGCCTTGCAACGACGCCTGAAGCGAGCAAAGTTCGAGCCGCAGGTCACCTTGGAGGAGTTCGACTTCACCGCTTCCTCGAAACCGCCTGCTGCCCAGATCTGCGACCTGGGCGCCCTGCGCTGGCTGCACGCTGGCGAGTCCGTAATTTTGTTCGGTACCGTCGGGGTCGGCGAGACGCGTATCGCCCAAGCTCTCGGCGACCTCGCCGTCTGCCAGGGCGCCCACGTCCGCTTCGTCAAGATCAGCCGGATCCTCGCGGACCTGGCCGGCGACCACGCAGACCGCACCTGGAACATCCGCAAACTGGTACGGCCCGACGTCCTCATCTTCGACGACTTCGCGATGCGCCAGCTGACCGCACCACAAGCCGACTTATACGAGCTGGTCAGCAAGCGACAGGGCCGGTCACCGATCATCACCAGCAACCGGGGGCCCAGCGACTGGTACCCCCTCTTCCCCAACCCCGTCGTCGCCAAGTCACTCCTGGATCGGCTCCTCAACACCAGCCACCAGGTCATCATGAACGGTCCCAGCTACCGGCCGAACAAGCGACCCAAGAACCCCACGGACGAGCCGGGCAAACCTTCAGTCAAATGA
- a CDS encoding nucleoside hydrolase — protein MTSSTVISGTRPVIIDTDPGVDDAWAILYLAAQTDIEIVGVGAIHGNVPTQQAAANALRILDVAGLTDVPVAVGHPVPLQQPLHTSEVVHGTDGLGGHAGPPSGRAPSAESAAEQLVRLARTHAGELTVLSLAPLTNIALALRLEPALPQLVREIVYMGGAIRVPGNTSAWADANTWHDPEAGEEVMRAGFDMRMVPMDVTESAWVDTEWLEEIASHDTPAARFATQVLDTYVGIYSQLNGRKGCVMHDPLAAALMIDSTLATYEEHRVLVELVGHCRGATLIDGRVGFPPEMSSITDGRRPVRIATTADAATAMDRVRRALINS, from the coding sequence GTGACATCCAGCACCGTTATATCCGGAACCCGCCCCGTCATCATCGACACCGACCCAGGCGTGGACGACGCCTGGGCGATCCTCTACCTGGCCGCACAGACGGACATCGAGATCGTCGGCGTGGGCGCGATCCACGGGAACGTCCCGACCCAGCAGGCCGCCGCGAACGCGTTGCGCATCCTCGACGTGGCCGGGCTCACGGACGTGCCCGTCGCTGTCGGCCACCCCGTTCCCCTGCAACAGCCGCTCCACACCTCCGAAGTCGTCCACGGCACCGACGGACTCGGCGGCCACGCCGGCCCGCCGTCCGGACGCGCGCCCAGCGCCGAGTCCGCGGCCGAGCAACTGGTGCGGCTGGCACGTACGCATGCCGGCGAACTCACCGTGCTGTCGCTCGCCCCCCTGACGAACATCGCGTTGGCGCTCCGTCTCGAACCCGCCCTGCCGCAACTGGTGCGGGAGATCGTCTACATGGGGGGGGCGATACGGGTGCCCGGCAACACCAGTGCTTGGGCGGACGCCAACACGTGGCACGACCCCGAGGCGGGCGAGGAGGTCATGCGCGCTGGTTTCGACATGCGGATGGTGCCGATGGACGTCACCGAGTCGGCGTGGGTGGATACCGAGTGGCTGGAGGAGATCGCGTCGCACGACACCCCGGCCGCCCGTTTCGCCACCCAGGTGCTGGACACCTACGTGGGCATCTACTCGCAGCTGAACGGACGCAAGGGCTGCGTAATGCACGATCCCCTCGCAGCGGCTCTCATGATCGACTCCACGCTGGCCACCTATGAGGAGCACCGGGTTCTCGTCGAGCTTGTCGGCCATTGCCGGGGAGCAACGCTGATCGACGGCCGGGTGGGGTTCCCGCCGGAGATGTCGAGTATCACCGACGGCCGGCGCCCGGTCCGGATCGCGACCACCGCTGATGCAGCCACCGCCATGGACCGGGTGCGCCGGGCCCTCATCAACTCGTGA
- a CDS encoding ATP-binding protein, producing the protein MGTEFGELLRARRSAAGYSLREFAQALAYSPGWISRIENGKAEPTFDMARRCDELLGTDGELAALAKNAKHPNTRPLQLPPAPTGYVVQQPVIDALNEMFEAAAKTRTGLTVAIDGPAGVGKSTLAVHWSRGMAERFPGGVLFTNLQGYSDADPERPDHVLERFLTALGVPAESIPTGLDERAAALRTIADDRPMLLVLDNASDSTQVRPLLLGTPGSITLVTSRRRLTGLATTSGAQRISLSPLSPAESETLLRAIVGPRIDEEPDATTVLARQCAHLPLALRIVAERLATHTHRRVADVVGELGEAALDALADAEDPRLDIRPILESSYRALPSDQAQVFRLLGLYPAAQVSAPAAAALLGFSTVRARRLLDALVSVHLVEEIGPVRYQRHDLLRDYAAERCAETDSEGERADAVRRLAAWYAHTIDRACWRMAPHRPIDRLGPPPAGVTPTEFATAAGAETWCDAEAETFLPIVRLAARHQLPDAWEIPARLWNWLLLRKPWGVWIDTHQAGLDAATVADDTASRGWVAMNLGEAYRQSGDTERAHEHIQLSLDLRRDLGDRHGQAWSSTCLGFTARDEDDHSSARPHFEQALALFKETGDKHGQAVTLACLTEVYAQLGEFHQVQEVFDASLALTREMGDLYAEGELWARRAAAHLQDEGRAEAVACLDRALECRRAAADAWGIAEGLEQRGDALAELGRTSEARQSWGEACEAFDGLSELRATRLRDRLTS; encoded by the coding sequence GTAGAAGCGCGGCCGGCTATTCACTCCGCGAGTTCGCTCAAGCGCTCGCCTACAGCCCAGGCTGGATCAGTCGCATCGAGAACGGCAAGGCTGAGCCAACCTTCGACATGGCTCGGCGCTGCGACGAACTCTTGGGCACAGACGGAGAACTGGCTGCTCTCGCCAAGAACGCCAAGCACCCCAACACCCGCCCCCTCCAACTGCCGCCCGCGCCAACCGGATACGTCGTCCAACAGCCCGTCATCGACGCCCTGAACGAGATGTTCGAAGCCGCTGCCAAAACCAGAACGGGCCTGACCGTCGCCATCGACGGTCCAGCGGGGGTCGGGAAGAGCACACTCGCAGTGCACTGGTCCCGCGGGATGGCCGAGCGCTTCCCCGGAGGGGTCCTTTTCACGAACCTGCAGGGCTACTCCGATGCCGATCCCGAACGCCCCGACCACGTCCTCGAACGGTTCCTCACTGCCCTCGGCGTCCCTGCGGAAAGCATCCCCACGGGCCTTGACGAACGTGCTGCAGCCCTGCGGACCATCGCCGACGACCGGCCTATGCTCCTCGTCCTCGACAACGCATCGGATTCCACGCAGGTTCGCCCGCTGCTCCTCGGCACCCCCGGCTCCATCACGCTCGTGACCAGCCGTCGCCGCCTAACGGGCCTCGCTACCACTTCCGGCGCGCAGCGCATCTCCCTCTCACCACTGAGCCCTGCGGAATCTGAGACGCTGCTGCGCGCCATCGTCGGCCCTCGCATCGACGAGGAACCGGACGCCACGACCGTCCTCGCTCGTCAGTGCGCGCACCTCCCCTTGGCTCTGCGCATAGTGGCCGAGCGACTGGCCACCCACACTCACCGTCGAGTCGCGGACGTGGTTGGCGAACTCGGCGAAGCGGCCTTGGACGCACTGGCGGACGCGGAGGACCCGCGGCTGGACATCCGCCCGATCCTGGAGAGCTCGTATCGCGCTCTCCCCTCTGACCAAGCCCAGGTATTCCGCCTCCTCGGCCTTTACCCGGCCGCCCAGGTGAGCGCGCCCGCAGCCGCCGCGCTGCTCGGCTTCTCCACCGTCCGGGCCCGACGCCTCCTTGACGCTCTCGTGTCGGTGCACCTTGTGGAGGAGATCGGACCAGTCCGGTACCAGCGGCATGATCTGCTCCGCGACTACGCGGCGGAACGCTGCGCGGAGACCGACAGCGAGGGCGAGCGCGCCGACGCCGTGCGCCGACTGGCAGCCTGGTACGCACACACCATCGACCGTGCGTGCTGGCGCATGGCCCCACACCGCCCGATCGACCGCCTCGGCCCCCCGCCCGCCGGCGTGACACCGACTGAGTTCGCCACGGCCGCAGGCGCGGAGACCTGGTGTGACGCGGAAGCAGAAACGTTCCTTCCGATAGTCCGTCTCGCGGCCCGGCACCAGTTGCCCGACGCGTGGGAGATTCCCGCGCGACTATGGAACTGGCTACTCCTTCGCAAGCCGTGGGGCGTCTGGATCGACACCCATCAGGCCGGCTTGGACGCCGCCACGGTCGCAGATGACACCGCCAGCCGAGGCTGGGTGGCCATGAATCTCGGCGAGGCGTACCGGCAGTCCGGCGACACCGAGCGGGCCCACGAGCACATTCAGCTCTCCCTGGACCTTCGCCGCGACCTCGGGGACCGGCATGGACAGGCGTGGTCGTCCACGTGCCTCGGGTTCACCGCGAGGGACGAAGACGACCACAGCAGCGCACGCCCCCACTTTGAACAGGCCCTGGCGCTCTTCAAGGAAACCGGGGACAAGCACGGCCAAGCGGTGACGCTGGCCTGCCTGACGGAGGTCTACGCACAACTCGGTGAATTCCACCAGGTCCAAGAGGTGTTCGACGCAAGCCTGGCCTTGACACGTGAGATGGGAGACCTGTACGCCGAGGGGGAACTGTGGGCGCGCCGCGCCGCCGCTCACCTCCAGGACGAGGGCCGAGCCGAGGCCGTCGCGTGCCTGGACCGGGCTCTTGAGTGCCGACGTGCGGCCGCTGACGCGTGGGGGATCGCCGAGGGGCTGGAGCAGCGAGGCGACGCGCTCGCCGAGCTGGGGAGGACGAGCGAGGCCCGGCAGTCGTGGGGAGAAGCCTGCGAAGCATTTGACGGCCTCTCCGAGTTGCGAGCAACCCGCCTGCGCGACCGTCTCACGAGTTGA
- a CDS encoding AAA family ATPase, translated as MGLSNFTPGGSDDDDKGNGGGGSFPPQFPPMGLPSSGGSADDVKELLVDYNEKFKNADPTMFRDTLIGQVLSVVISKTKPNALLVGSAGVGKTKIVEDIARRIALGDALIPDQLKDYTIYELPITNIIAGTGIVGSLEEKVQAIVEFASDPKNKAILFMDEIHQITGGSGSHGDAVGRKISQILKPALARGDMSVIGATTSTESRAFDEDPAFARRFTRLIVDELSVEQTLAVMTAVRPGLMAHYRHQIGVSDDVLASVVQIAEANSRAGQHRPDNAITLLDRAMADRVLEQKKLIVQAENAGNTVLAQTLRSIPQVPLTSTRVLDVAKRLMTGNAQRKDLDVAALSATLTSRLQGQDDVLAKLTDRLAREELDLFPTKTPTTWLFAGASGVGKTEAVKIIAQETTGTEPIILNMTEFHTPSAIAKIVGAPPGYVGSDSNQELPFDTLESNPHRMILLDEFEKADKAVQRLFLSAFDEGYIRNAHGKMLDFSKALVICTTNAARDSLDGKMIGFGNNPKTISNQSLNKALEQFFDAELLGRFSLVVGFNPIDRQTYRQIMAADYERQRERIVEAKPRMAQALPVSMPDDELRAIEATTYVDSQGARPARKAVRTWIEDYLLAAQTGGTASASLSDD; from the coding sequence GTGGGTCTCAGCAACTTCACACCCGGCGGCTCCGACGACGACGACAAGGGCAACGGCGGCGGTGGCAGCTTCCCTCCGCAGTTCCCGCCCATGGGGCTGCCGTCCAGCGGTGGCAGCGCCGACGACGTCAAGGAGCTCCTCGTCGACTACAACGAGAAGTTCAAGAACGCCGATCCGACCATGTTCCGTGACACGCTCATCGGGCAGGTCCTCTCGGTCGTCATCAGCAAGACCAAGCCCAACGCTCTGCTGGTCGGTTCCGCCGGCGTCGGCAAGACGAAGATCGTCGAGGACATCGCCCGGCGCATCGCGCTCGGCGACGCCCTCATTCCCGACCAGCTCAAGGACTACACGATCTACGAGCTGCCCATCACCAACATCATCGCCGGGACAGGCATCGTCGGCTCGCTGGAGGAGAAGGTCCAGGCGATCGTCGAGTTCGCCTCGGACCCCAAGAACAAGGCCATCCTGTTCATGGACGAGATCCACCAGATCACCGGAGGGTCCGGCAGCCATGGCGACGCCGTCGGCCGCAAGATCTCGCAGATCCTCAAGCCGGCTCTTGCCCGCGGCGACATGTCTGTCATCGGCGCGACCACCAGCACCGAGTCTCGGGCATTCGACGAGGACCCGGCCTTCGCCCGCCGCTTCACCCGGCTCATCGTCGACGAGCTGAGCGTGGAACAGACGCTGGCCGTGATGACCGCGGTCCGGCCCGGCCTCATGGCGCACTACCGTCACCAGATCGGGGTCTCCGACGACGTCCTGGCCTCGGTGGTGCAGATCGCCGAAGCGAACTCGAGGGCCGGCCAGCACCGGCCGGACAACGCCATCACGCTGCTCGACCGCGCGATGGCTGATCGGGTCCTGGAGCAGAAGAAGCTCATCGTCCAGGCCGAGAACGCCGGCAACACGGTACTCGCGCAGACCTTGCGGTCCATCCCGCAGGTGCCGCTGACGAGCACCCGTGTGCTCGATGTGGCCAAGCGCCTGATGACCGGAAACGCCCAGCGCAAGGACCTCGACGTCGCCGCGCTGAGCGCCACGCTCACCAGCCGCCTGCAGGGCCAGGACGACGTACTCGCCAAGCTCACGGACCGTCTGGCCCGCGAAGAGCTCGACCTGTTCCCGACGAAGACGCCCACGACGTGGCTGTTCGCCGGGGCCTCGGGTGTGGGTAAGACCGAGGCGGTCAAGATCATCGCTCAGGAGACAACCGGCACCGAGCCGATCATCCTCAACATGACCGAGTTCCACACCCCGTCGGCCATCGCCAAGATCGTCGGGGCACCTCCCGGGTACGTGGGTTCGGACTCCAACCAGGAACTCCCTTTCGACACGCTGGAGTCCAACCCCCACCGGATGATCCTGCTCGACGAGTTCGAGAAGGCCGACAAGGCCGTGCAGCGCCTGTTCCTCTCGGCGTTCGACGAAGGCTACATCCGCAACGCCCATGGCAAGATGCTGGACTTCTCCAAGGCCCTGGTCATCTGCACGACCAACGCCGCCCGTGATTCGCTCGACGGCAAGATGATCGGCTTCGGCAACAACCCGAAGACCATCTCGAACCAGAGCCTCAACAAGGCACTGGAGCAGTTCTTCGACGCCGAGCTGCTGGGCCGGTTCTCACTGGTCGTGGGGTTCAACCCCATCGACCGGCAGACCTACCGGCAGATCATGGCCGCCGACTACGAGCGGCAGCGTGAGCGGATCGTCGAGGCCAAGCCGCGGATGGCCCAGGCGCTGCCCGTGTCGATGCCCGACGACGAGCTGCGCGCCATTGAAGCGACCACCTACGTGGACTCCCAGGGTGCGCGGCCGGCGCGCAAGGCTGTTCGCACCTGGATCGAGGACTACCTGCTCGCTGCCCAGACCGGCGGCACAGCCTCGGCATCCCTGTCGGATGACTGA
- a CDS encoding LysM peptidoglycan-binding domain-containing protein → MGFGNGPVIAASVMVGGAALFAGWGLTQLATSDSGIIQALQGNHAPVEAPWNPGEKNAGGGSAQQPSEGGTGKQDENGASQDPTPGRGDEDKPNGSGAPAEAKPAPKAKPYTIKPGDTLTAISGTTGVPIGILVETNKIQNPDLIYAGASLLIPPV, encoded by the coding sequence ATGGGCTTCGGCAACGGACCCGTCATCGCCGCCAGCGTCATGGTGGGCGGAGCAGCGCTCTTCGCCGGATGGGGCCTGACGCAGCTCGCGACGTCCGACAGCGGCATCATCCAGGCGCTGCAGGGCAATCACGCCCCGGTCGAGGCACCGTGGAATCCCGGCGAGAAGAACGCCGGAGGCGGCAGCGCCCAGCAGCCGAGCGAGGGCGGCACGGGGAAGCAGGACGAGAACGGGGCAAGTCAGGATCCGACGCCGGGTCGCGGCGACGAGGACAAACCCAACGGATCGGGTGCACCGGCCGAGGCGAAGCCCGCGCCGAAGGCGAAGCCATACACCATCAAGCCAGGCGATACGCTCACCGCGATCTCAGGGACGACGGGGGTGCCGATCGGCATCCTGGTCGAGACGAACAAGATCCAGAATCCGGATCTCATCTACGCGGGGGCCTCGCTGCTCATCCCGCCGGTGTGA
- a CDS encoding MoxR family ATPase — MKFNDTLTTLIKQSLEVGATPALMGEPGIGKSSFVEDLAYSMGTQAFTLPCNQLADKADLTGARLAPYTKHDGTQSYKQVFYPHQVIQECIDYAEKNPREWPILFLDEINRTTSDVTSGALTLVTLRRMGYVELPKNVRIVVAGNDKGNVTSLDEASLSRFAIFHVEPDAATLMSVLGDNMNPWVKAVLTQYPALIFQKSTPEAIVADGQDDDDSGNVTMADLFDGGEEMNQLTTPRTIDNLSKWLNAADPQQLAQYLATPIQIGDRETSLLNEAIEAYVGDTMFTTQLVATISQDLANNAGGVQQNRVNVPKPNCYQSLKAAATVTDMAALVATLTDNEKSGSLLYALKESEDNARLIEQLAQAATQIGPEYTRTLIQMVTSQQIDRQNLEAFMEIDAPIVNQAKPVLSAFL; from the coding sequence ATGAAGTTCAACGACACCCTGACGACCCTCATCAAGCAGTCCCTTGAGGTCGGCGCGACGCCCGCTCTCATGGGCGAACCCGGCATCGGCAAGTCCAGCTTCGTCGAGGACCTGGCCTACTCCATGGGCACGCAGGCTTTCACGCTGCCGTGCAACCAGCTCGCCGACAAGGCCGACCTCACCGGTGCGCGCCTGGCGCCGTACACCAAGCACGACGGTACTCAGAGCTACAAGCAGGTCTTCTACCCGCACCAGGTGATCCAGGAGTGCATCGACTACGCCGAGAAGAACCCGCGTGAGTGGCCGATCCTCTTCCTCGACGAGATCAACCGCACCACCTCTGACGTCACCTCCGGCGCGCTGACCCTGGTCACGCTGCGCCGCATGGGCTACGTCGAGCTGCCCAAGAACGTCCGCATCGTCGTGGCCGGCAACGACAAGGGCAACGTCACCTCGCTCGACGAGGCGAGCCTGTCCCGCTTCGCGATCTTCCACGTCGAGCCCGACGCCGCCACCCTCATGTCTGTCCTCGGCGACAACATGAACCCCTGGGTGAAAGCGGTGCTCACGCAGTACCCCGCGCTGATCTTCCAGAAGTCGACGCCCGAGGCCATCGTCGCCGACGGCCAGGACGACGATGACAGCGGCAACGTCACGATGGCCGATCTGTTCGACGGCGGCGAGGAGATGAACCAGCTCACCACGCCGCGCACGATCGACAACCTGTCGAAGTGGCTCAACGCGGCGGATCCGCAGCAGCTGGCGCAGTACCTGGCCACCCCGATCCAGATCGGCGACCGCGAGACCTCGCTGCTGAACGAGGCCATCGAGGCCTACGTCGGGGACACCATGTTCACCACGCAGCTCGTGGCCACCATCTCCCAGGACCTGGCGAACAACGCCGGCGGCGTGCAGCAAAACCGGGTGAACGTCCCGAAGCCGAACTGCTACCAGAGCCTGAAGGCAGCAGCGACCGTGACCGACATGGCCGCGCTCGTCGCGACGCTGACCGACAACGAGAAGTCCGGATCGCTGCTGTACGCGCTCAAGGAGAGCGAGGACAACGCGCGCCTCATCGAGCAGCTGGCCCAGGCCGCCACCCAGATCGGGCCGGAGTACACCCGCACGCTCATCCAGATGGTGACCAGCCAGCAGATCGACCGCCAGAACCTGGAGGCCTTCATGGAGATCGACGCTCCGATCGTCAACCAGGCCAAGCCGGTCCTCTCGGCCTTCCTCTGA